A region of the Candidatus Neomarinimicrobiota bacterium genome:
AAACATATGTTCACAAAGCCAATCTTCCCGATTAGCTCTGTTGATCGCAAGCCGGAGAGCCAATTTTTTCAGACCGACACTGTTGCCCGCATATTGTGTGTTCACGGAAAATACACGTTCCTCCTGAAGGTCCATGTAAATTCTGCGTTTTTCGACGTTTTCCGAATTTTTATTCTTATCAAGCTTGCCGCTCGAATGCACAAAATGGAAGAAGTTGTTCGAACCGTTGAGATTTTTAAATTCTTCATATCCCTGACGGTACAGGATAGTCTCGCTGTGGGCTACGTAAGCCGAATCGGTAATTTGAAGTGCGGGTATGGAAAATCTTGAGTTAGTCGGTCCGAGAGAGAAAAAGCAAATGAGCATCTCCTTTCCCTGCATTATCCCGTCTAACAAGGCCATAACCTCGTTCAACCCTTCGTCCCTGTCAACAGTGTTAATATATTTGCCGAGTTGTGCGCCTTTGGAAAGAAGAATAGCGGTGTTCGTTTTATCTCTCGCCTGATCGTAATACCCGTCGAAGTGAATCGTATGACCCTTCGTTTCGAGTAGTATCTCTTCCTTGTTTCGAATTGCCAACTCACGCAGCAATTCCATATCATCCGCCGAGTCGGATATAACAGTCACTTTTGAGGGCTTGCAAATGCTGACGTATTCGTTTATTATTTCATTTATAGACGGATTATTTAATTCCTGAATTCTCATCAGATTTTTATCGTCTAAAATGTTTTTGTTGATCTCCAATTAACCCTCTGTTAAGGTTTCGTGCATTCTGAAAAATCGGCGGTAAAAATACGGACACCGATTAAACAGATGCTACTAAAAATTTTATCACACTGTAAACCATACAATCTCTATTCTTAAATATATAAACAGCGAACTTGCCTGAATAACCATATTTTGATATATTTTCATATAATTCACGTTTAGCTAAAGGAACCATTTGAAATTAGTTTACATACTGCTTACGCTGTTTACGCTGCAGCTGGCAGCACTACATTCACCTCTATCCGGTTCTGAACCGGGTGAGCAAAGGCAGAACAGCGGTAAAAGAAATCTGACATTCGGATTTCTTCCGGCATTGGCATTCAGCGCCGATAAAGGTTTTGGTTATGGTATTGTACTTCAGGCTGACGATAAAAGAGCCGGGGGATACTCGCCATATTACGCATCTCACAGGCTGATATTGAAACGTACCACAAAAGGTATCGGCGATTATTCGTACCGGTTTGACAGCAAATATATCTTTCGCAAAAAAATAAGAATCACGATGAAAGCTAGCTATCTAACGAGCATCCTCGAGCCGTTTTACGGGTTTGGAGGGGCGCAGACTCTGTATAATGAATCTTACGAAGATTCATCGGACCAGGAAAAATACCGCGGGAAATTCTATTACGAATATGATAAGCGTTATTACCGGGTCGATACGATTTTTCAGGGAGCGCTGAATAGAGAAAATTTGAGATGGTTGGGCGGGTTTACAATTTTATCTACTGAAATCGATACCATAGACTACAACGACTTCGATGAGAAATACCTGAGTTTACCGACCAACACATTATTGGCTAAGCTTATCCGGAGCGGCGTGGTGGATAAGAAATTGATTCAGGGGGGAAGTGAACACAGCTTTTTGGTAGGACTGGTATGGGACAGCCGGGATGATGAATCGACTCCAAACAGCGGTGTGTGGTCGGAGGCGCTGTTTCGATGGGTACCAGACATGCTCGGTAATGACTTTTCGTATCTGTCTCTCACCGGAACTCACAGACAATATCTACCTCTAATTGATAAACTTACCTTTGCTTATCGTCTGAGCGGAAGATTCATGTCGGAAGGTGTGCCGTTCTTTACGGCTACACAATTAGACGGGTCGTTTCAGGTACAGACCGGAATAGGCGGTGGGAAGACTATAAGAGGCGTAGTATATCAAAGGGTAAACAGCAGGAATAATTTCTACGGAAATTTTGAACTGAGATACAAAATTGCGGACATGTTCACGACCGGTTATGCCGCTGTCAGCTCTTTCTATGATTTGGGGAGATCGTTCGATACTGCTTCGAAGCTTGCCGAAGAGGACATCGGTTCCGCAGACGACAAATTCCATCAGGGAATAGGCGCCGGGATCCGGCTGGCGATAAATTCAACTTTCATCGTCGCTGTCGACATCGGGAAGGCTGTAGATCCTTCAATAGACGGAGGCGGATTAAAGCTTTATATCGGTCTGGATTGGTTATACTAAAAACCCCCGATGGATAGTCTCAACGGGGGTTCACTGTTACAATATTCGGGAAAATTAGAACCTGCTCAACGCCTCCTCGGCGGTGATAGATTCATGAGCGATAAATCCGAAATTTACCAACGCCGCTTTATACGCATCTTCGCCGGGGGCTGCGGTCGCATCATTGATTACAATCACATGGTAACCGTTCTCCTCTGCGTCCCTGAGATGTGATTCCACGCAGAGGTTCGCTGACATACCGCAG
Encoded here:
- a CDS encoding BamA/TamA family outer membrane protein encodes the protein MKLVYILLTLFTLQLAALHSPLSGSEPGEQRQNSGKRNLTFGFLPALAFSADKGFGYGIVLQADDKRAGGYSPYYASHRLILKRTTKGIGDYSYRFDSKYIFRKKIRITMKASYLTSILEPFYGFGGAQTLYNESYEDSSDQEKYRGKFYYEYDKRYYRVDTIFQGALNRENLRWLGGFTILSTEIDTIDYNDFDEKYLSLPTNTLLAKLIRSGVVDKKLIQGGSEHSFLVGLVWDSRDDESTPNSGVWSEALFRWVPDMLGNDFSYLSLTGTHRQYLPLIDKLTFAYRLSGRFMSEGVPFFTATQLDGSFQVQTGIGGGKTIRGVVYQRVNSRNNFYGNFELRYKIADMFTTGYAAVSSFYDLGRSFDTASKLAEEDIGSADDKFHQGIGAGIRLAINSTFIVAVDIGKAVDPSIDGGGLKLYIGLDWLY